Part of the Nicotiana sylvestris chromosome 2, ASM39365v2, whole genome shotgun sequence genome, AAAAAGAACTTTATTTGTTTCTCTTTAACAGAAACGCTACCCTCTGCAATTTTCATTGCCTTAGAACTTCAGAAACATCAAAGTCAAACCAATTAACGTTGATGAAATGACTGTTGTTGGCCTTACATCGGCCAGTGCACCACATTTTGCTCTTACGTGGACTTGTTCAGCCCAGGGAGAAATGGCTATAGTGCTcaactatataaaaaaaaaggttGTTACATCTCCCTCTACACAAAATTTACCCACATCTATTTACGCCAACCCCCTTTCTTGATTAAATAATATATTAGAGTGAGAATGTGCATTAATCAAGTACAATGAAGTGATAACATTTAAGTTGATAAGTAAACAAATTTCTCTCATGTGGAAGAAAAGGTAAAAGGCTTTGGAAAACCAATTTAGTTCATCCTCCAAGAAATATACGATGAGTTTATATAACTGCTGCTTTCAAAGATGTTAATAACATGTAAGAGACATGTCTCTTCGACCAAGATCCAAACACCTTGCTAAAATTTAAGTGGTAACGTTCCTTCAACGTTTCCTCTGTCTTAGCCCCCCACTCAATCCTTGTTTTCATCTCTCTTTGCCCCACTGGGAACTTTTTTTTTAGTTATTTTCGCTGGGAACTGATAAAGCGATATACACTACAGAGTAGGAGTATTTGTTTTTTCTTCGCGCCATTCTCCTCTGCTTGCTTTTTTTCCCTATCTTTTTAAATCATTTCTCCTTTTTGGATTCGCTACTCTCCCGGCATTGACTGCACATAAAACTAGAAATTTATGTACATATTCAGCTCCATAATCCCCCTTGTTTGTTCAACCTCCAACCCCCTCCCACGCCACTATCCAACTAAATGAAACCAAGATTCTTCCAATTTTCTAACATAAAAGTGTAATGGGAAAAAATTTAGTAGTAACAATGACGATGAAAATAACCTATCCTTTTATATTCGTGAATCGCGATGATTAAAAAATCAGGGATGGATTATGAACCCAATAAAGAACAAAATGGAGTTTTTCTTTGGTTCATTTGACATTCATTCGTATGAAAATTCTCTATAcagctttattttattttaactgAATAGAACATAAATTGCTTTAACTTTTTGCAGCAACATACATCATTACATTGCCATTACGAAGCACAAAGAGGAATCTATGGGGATATTGCAGTTTATAGCAATATGGTACAATTCTCCCTGCAAATACTAGTTCAATTTATTCAAAGGTCCTTCCACTTCTCACTATTCACTTGTCTGTTCCCGTTCAAACAAAATTGTTACATGCGAAACCATCCTAATTAACTCCTTACTATAAAGACTTAATGCGATTGTTGGAGTTGTTATTTGACTTGTTGTGAGTGGCAACAACTGTTGTGACAGGACCAGGGGTTTCCTTAGCTTCCTCATGCCGAAGAAAGAGCTCATGGTCAAGCAACATTTCATATAGTTCTTCATAGGTAACTGTAGTATCACGTACCCGTATGGCAGCCGAGATCTCACGAAACTTAGGGCCAAGTCCACTAAGGATTTTGACTATGAGAGTGACAGGGGCACCGACAGTAGCAAGTTCATCTGAAAGGGACCGAATACGTTGAAGGTACTCGGTGATAGGAGTGGTGTCTTTGGTGATTCGGCCAAGTTGATCACGAAGACTGAAGATTCGGGTCTGGGACTTGTTTGCGTAGGCAGTGTGCAAAGAGTCCCAAGTATGTTTTGATGTGTTAGCAGTGGCAACTGTGGAGGCTATGGTAGGGTCAATGGAATCCATAAGGGCGTTTTGAATAAGTTGATCCTGACGGAACCAAAGTGTGTAAGCATGATTAGGGGTTGTGTTGGTTCCAAAAGTGGTGCTCGGAATGAGGGCTGGGGTGGATCCATCAAGATGACTATAGAGGTTATGACCATGCATAATGTCATGGGCTtctttccagacacgccccatgccctcttggccgcgccccatggcggcctagcaagcctcacagtgcctagcgccatggtcggccccgtggtcttggctgcgccaagtgacaagagCGCAtacgcctctgtcgccccaccgatgcctctcgccagcgcccaagggctggccaatgacaacagcgtcgcgcgccctgacaatgccgcgcgtgcagatcctgatgcctcgccagcgcccagctgcaggcccattccagcagcgcctcacGCACAGACCccgatgccaagcaccagcgcccagcctcaggccaacacaacaagtgtcgcgcgcgcccacagcaacgcgcgcgcagaccctgactcgcaagacaaagttgctgccatcggacttagttctacTTTGtcataaactaagtccttttcattgtgattataggctagtttacatcattttcattcagtgtgcttctacagctttattaggactagtcatgtaatgttggtttatttttttaagcattattaagggggaccaaacaatcaaacattttcaagcaagcaattttctggtgtctctccccctcgacaccgcatcttttgtaatcagcatttcagtcatcaataaaatcatcatcatcattcaaaacccaattctctctcagcttccgcaattgctcgtgacattggttttccggcacgacactgacaatctagtctagcgtgcggaggggacctcattggccgacagcaaccgcactgacattagttgcttagccttacgctgcccttccaaagaacatcaggaaggcgttgcgtaacagttggtatcagagtctgtcacacctcctttttcacctacacccccgctAAGGGACgtaaaggaagtttttccaattaaaggacaatcgaaacgggattttatttaaaggttcagagtcgccacttgggagatttatggtgttccaagtcaccggttgaatcccgaatcgaggaaaagaatgactctgtttaacagtctgcgcacaagaaatccggataaggaattctgttaactcgggagaaggtgttaggcatttccgagttccgtggttctagcacggtcgctcaactgtcatattcggcttaattatctgattttatacaattatgaacctacgtgcaaatttaACTGTttatcgcttttattattattatttattcaaagaattgcaacgtcgtgaaaatgcatctcgaattacgccacataaatgtacccgcaatttttgatacgttccaacttcgttgagatttggatttgagtcacataaatgtgcacccgagtttaggaagataacattattaaatacgcgcctgaagatactaacgcgttgttattttgagaaaagccgtaaagttcgctatgcggcctgtcttgaaatctaagcatttgaaataactgtccgttgaggcccccgcagtttgtgtattcttgtttgtcgaggctcgtctcattcattaaatttttaaaggaatttgcaacgtcgtggaaatgcatctcgaaccacgtcacaatcaatgtacccgtgattaacgacacatttcgacttcgttgagatttggatttgggtcacataaatgtgcacccgagtttaagaaagtaaattattaaaagtacgCGCCTAACAGTGACTAACACGTTATTACTTTGGGAAAAAGGCCGTGaatttcgctaagcggccgatcccgagttctaagtaattaatatatatacaatcgtgagggccccgcaatcggtgagttttactaggcgaggctcatctcgtttattttgaaaggacaatcctaaagtgactacattttctattaagttcgtctctaaaataaaagagaagaggtcgtaattagttacatgtttataagctcgtgcctcttattgtttattagattaagacaaatgcaaacggaaaattgcaacagagcttactcaagggagattgtattgttccttattctattagttaataacactaaagttgagattatgaatagaacacgagattgacacccagtaatatcaaaacaaactaactattctttgattaatttaaactaacattattagatgaattgaactattggaactaactatgtgtaatacaaagccatttttttctctttttacgaCTTGTCGAAGAAATGCGTCAATGCTTAAAAACAACTGACATTAGGCTAACAtcaatcactaacatttgagaatattagttactaacattattcacattgctatttaaaatgatgttacttactcaagcgaactcgcaatttcagaactaaccctattaaaccaacatgctgattttcataaactatttgaaactattacacgactactgaaaaaaagaattaactacactatatttcataactagtaatcacagACTAAGAtaaattacaattgatattcttatgtttgtagaaatagattaaCAGTCCAGTTTATGCAATCCAAAGTCATTCTAATACATGCTATgcgatatcaagtgaactactgcttatacattatattaaacacaaagaaacaggagactttcagaaatccattccaacaactctttactgcctttccattaaatttgagagctttagaacaTGTACTTGGATAAtgaaaatacaagaagatgaaggagcggtcagcaacagtaataacacagcaacgcagtGACAGAACAACCCAGTGACAGATTAAAATGAAGGAACCAACAGAGTTCCAGCAAACCCAATGAAAACAgtagccaataaccaatagcaaactcaggaagaaccaattgaaaccccagaaataccaCACAACAACACCGATGAAACCGCAACAGTgctagttctgatattcagcagtaaaagaaaagactAACTTTTCAGTTTCTTCGCTCtcaaacactgaaccttttagattaaaaaccagcctgtttttattactctcaaattactgaacttttaaatgttaaaaatccagcttAGACTCTCTGAAAAAAAAGACCTGAAGAGAACTGATTTCTTTCTCCAAAAACCAGCCTCCTTTTCtgtcttgaaatgaccctatttataacccaaaacaggtatgagcaacatattttaatcaatcctttttaagcttttcataccattatgttttgttccccacacttgcatgtcttgtcccccactatattaaacaaatgtattaattcccactaccacatgtcttttctttatttaattcccttattccccactactgcatgttttgtcccccactatattaaacaatgtattaattctcactaccatatgtcttgtaccccactatgtattaaacaatgtattattttaatattattagtacttagtggacatagcactcaaattaatcattttttaaaacttaaaatcccgaaaatgcccctaaaactactgaaattaccattctaccccatcagctatatccaatcctcctaagtcaATTAACCAAACCttagcagctataaccaaccttaattgagaaatattaacaattgactaatttaaacacatgaaactaactctcAATCAATGACATTAAGACAATTCAACAAAGCCAGATTCATATCCAAACAAACTTAGCAGAACAAACAAGTAAatccaaatcactaaacacaatcatcaattgaactcaaactagatcaaacaacatcataacaaagatgaatgattcagaACAAAACTATGTTGAACATTACGGTCAGATTTCAGACTACGATTGATACACAGATACATGGGCTGAAATAACACAATTCTAAGTTAAACCTGTACAAAAAATGTAGGAATATTGAAAGTGTATCAACGATGAACCCTGAAGCTAAAATCTATGGACCAGCACATAaaacactcgacattaaatcGTAGTCTATATTcctgggttcgaattcaaactaATACAAACTAACAAACTGGGGTTCCTACATTTAAACCAGAACTAataaacttcaaacaaaatgaacatgaattatctGTAATACAAATAAAGacctgggttcgaattcaaactaACCCATCAGAACACAAACACAatcagagaaagaagaaaaggaggggAAGACGAATTTGCTGAatgaactaaaaagaaaagagaacggaaacctactagtttAAAGACCGGGTTCGAACAGGGACCTCGACACGCCTGAACAAACCTCTCTGTTTTCAGccccttttcattttttttgatgAAGTGACGAAGGAGTTCACTGGTTTGTGGTCGTTTGGGGACGGACTGGGGGAGACGACGAAGGGGTCGTTGGCGCGACAGTGGAGCTGGAGCAGCAGTGGCTTGGAGATGTTGCTGCTCGCTGCTGCTCGACAGACAAGGGTGGTCGATGGTCAGCTAGCGACGGGTTGGCTGTGTTGGTCGTGAGGCGGAGCTGGGGTGGTGACGACGTGGTTGTGGTGGACGTGAGGAGGAGCTGCTGGTGAggacgatgaagaagatgaagcagaaggggtGGGGTGCTGGGGTTGTCGTGGTGGAGATGGGCTGTTGGTCGACGTGAGGCCTGGTGTCTGCGTCGTTCATGGCTGGAGGTCGACGGGAATGgaggtgaagaagatgaagcagaaaggGTGGGGTGCTGCTTGAAGAAGGGGGATGAAGGGGGCGAGTGTTTAGGGTTTAGGGAATGGaacaaaatgaaaaatagaagggGGGTGGGTGGGTGGTCGTTTGAGGTTATGGGGCAGACCGggccgggtcgacccggtgggggtttggttctttgggcctgtggtttaaaattgaagaaaagtcccaatccgattttcttcttcttttatttccattgctttttttttctttttttttccttaaaataaaactaaaattctaaaaattctaaattaaccaatagaactaaattaatttataaaagtacttattaactcttaataacaattaagacacaattacaaagcaattaacgataaaatcacacaatttggacattaaatgctaaaactacaacgtacattatttttatgatttttgttcttgtaaaacaaacttaattgctcctaattgtaaaattaaatcctaaatgcaaatgcgacatattttgtattttttattaatctaataaataaacatgcacagacaaatacaaataattatccaaaaatgccaagaaaattctcaaaattgcacacaaaggaaaattgttttaatttaaattttttgggagtaattctcacatagggcaaaaattacgtgctcacagagcctaactcagacatccatccaccatcggatggccagacagaccggttcgataacatgctggaggaatatctccgcaactttgcaaccggatcacagaagcattagGTGAAGCtcttggatgctgctcaactgtgcttcaattctcaaaagagccatcatacaaacaaaagcccctttgaaattgttaccggacagcaaccgcttctcccgcaaatggtgaatgcatcaaccatgccgaaatctcctcgagctgccaacttctcgagcgaatgggagcgcaacatggggatagtgcggagctatctcgtcaaagcccaagagcgggcaaaaagatTCACCGAATAaaatctttgctttgcccaacatcaaacaggggacaaagtaatgctatgcatcccaaagcggtacttgtttgcagagaggacccatgaccctcgcctgcatcaaaaatacatcgggcccctgcccattgaaaaacgcattgggaaaTCCACATACCATgtgaaaactccatcctggtggaagatccatccagtcttccatgtcagccgcatgaaatcattgcgtCGCTACAACAACCAGCTCACAGAACAGAgaggcgcagacctcccatccaacaaccaccagaagcatcatcatcatcatcatcatcatcataagactccgaggacggcgccaactcaggtgggggagaatgtcatgggctgctttccagacacgccccatgactccttggccgcgccccatggcggcctagcaagcctcatagtgcctagcgccatggtcggccccgtggtcttggctgcgccaagtgacaagcgcgcatgcgcctctgtcgccccaccgatgcctctcgccaacgcccaagggctggccaatgacaacagcgccgcgcgccctgacaatgccgcgtgcgcagatcctgatgcctcgccagcgcccagctgcaggcccattccagcagcgcctcgcgcacagaccccgatgccaagcaccagcgcccagcctcaggccaacacagcaagtgtcacgcgcgcccacagcaacgcgcacgcagaccctgacccgcaagacaaagttgttgccatcggacttagttctaccttgtaataaactaagtccttttcattgtgattataggctagtttacatcattttcattcagtgtgcttctacagctttattaggactagttaTGTaaagttggtttattttttttaagcattattaagagggaccaaacaatcaaacattttcaagcaagcaattttctggtgtctctccccctcgacaccgcatcttttgtaatcagcatttcagtcatcaataaaatcatcatcatcattcaaaacccaattctctctcagcttccgcaattgctcgtgacattggttttcccgcacgacactgacaatctagtctagcgtgcggaggggacctcattgacggacaacaaccgcactgacatcagttacttagccttacgttgcccttccaaagaacatcaggaaggcgttgcgtaacaatAAACATGGAGAACTGAGCTTTCCAAGTAGCAAAATTGTGGCTGCCACTAAGTTTGATAGGTAGTTGGGAAGCGGGGTTGAACTGAACTATGGTGATGGTACTAGCAATGTTGTCGGCATTGACAACTCTGGTTGTGTTTTCATCTTTCGTCATTGGAGGATTTGGTgtttggaaaaaagaaaaggatcTAGCTCGTTAGAGTAGTATATGTTCTGATACCATATAAAGACTTGAGTAGATGATGGAAAATACTGTATTTGTTATTGAATACCTCAGTGAGTTTAAATACAAGTTACAATAACCATCTTTGTAGAGTTCTATATAAACCTAATAGCTGATGAATCCTATCTAAATCATAGGGATAACTCTAAATGCCTAACTATGATATCATCTTATTCTAGAAGATAAATGCAATCTAATCTGAAGAGATAAATACTAAAAACAAACTGATCAAGAACTGGTGATCCAATACTTACCACCACAACAAAATTAAAGGGAAAAAATAAAATTAGCACCGCTGAATATGAGAAATCCGGAACGTCTGGTCATCCCTAAAATCGTTCAGTTTACGCCTTTTTATGCTATCCCCATCTAGATTCGTGGGTTTCTCGCATTCAGAAGTTGTACATTCACAGTCAAGAATACTTTTTGGCGGCAACGTACTACAAGACTCTGAATCGACAGTGGACTCACGCCCTTCTATCAGCATTTCCCGTACTACAGCCAAAGCATTCATAAGTTCCTCCTAACAAAGAGTATACTTCCTCAGTTAGAATCATGTAAATGAAGGAAAAAAAGTGGAGTACTACTAATAAAAATGGAGAAAACATTATTATAttatacaagaaaaataacataGTCAAAACATATTGTACTTTTTAGTCTTTAATTATTTGGAATAACATTTATTTATTTAGAAACTACACCAAAAATTATAAGGTATTTAGAATATTAAAAAAAAGCCAGTTAAAAAAGAATAAGTTGACTCTGCAATCCAATAATTGGAACAAGgaaacagattaattatttaaAGAGGACTTACTTTAGTTAAGTATTGACATGCTGAAATTGCAGCTAAGAAAGAGGAAAATTGCAATGGCATCAACTCATCAGCTGCACACAGAAGCGCCGATGCTGCTATTATTGATGGTTTATACTCAAAAAGCTTAATTTCTGCAATAAAATTTGTAAATATGGCGGCATTAATCAAAGGTTAAGATATTAGTTGCTTGTTACCTAGCTAATAACATAATTATGAAATTACCAGAGAATTAACAATACCGTATTGAGTACTGAAGATGATATCTGAAGCTCGTCGTTTAAGAGGCTGAGTCAGAGACGAGTCACCGAGTTGAAAAAGCGacatgcagaaatgcagaaacgaGAAAGGCGTGATGGATCTTAGTCGCCATTCTAGAGTAGTGAGAATCAGCGATTCCATACGCGGAATTGATTGAGCGTCAAAAATTATCCCTACATCTCTCTGTTATACAAATTTCTCATTAAATCGTATTGAATTGAACTTTTTTGCAATGATGAGAAACAAAGTTGAAATTGCGCTGTTCAGTATTGACTCGCAGTATACCTGAATATCGGAGAGTGATAAATTGAAGTTCGTCATTTTCGCTGCAAGTGAAAGGCTAGCAATGACGAGAATCCGTACAATCCATGGCCTATTCTCCTGTAGAAGTAAGTTTCACACAATTCTCATCAGATCCTTAACTATTTCATTCAATTTAATGTGTAAATAGCTCCGAATATGAAGCTTATGAATTTCATTTACCGTAACTACTTGTTCGGAAAGAAAACGGTCGATGTAATTGACAGCGAGATATGCCATATACGGATCAAATTTGCAAGCGCTTTGTGTCTGCAAAAAGCACAACCAAAAACACGTGTAATTACCTACTTAAACAATCTATTATTGTAGCTACTTCATAATTTTCACGATTATTATCGCTATTAAGAGTTAAACCAAGAGACGAGAATTAACAATTTCATACAACGAGTACTGCAAATTATTACTTCTGATAGTATAATTTTCGAACATTTAATTTTAATCTGAGAGAATTTACATATCGATTTAACACGTGCAAAACAGATTAATATGAAAGCATTACAAATTTTTGCTGAAAAATTGGAATTATGAAGAGTGTTTACTTGAGAAATAAGGGAGAGAGAATGGCGGCGAAGGCAAAAGCGAACATCGGTAGATTTGAAGGCGAGAAAGGACGGCAAGTGATCGGATTCGGAAGCGAAGAGAGCTGAAACGGCGTCGAAATGATGTTCTCCGCAGCCCGTCAATGGATTCTCGAGATCGAATTCCATTTTTCCTTTTGTTAATCCGTTGAAGTTTAGTAACACGAATTAAGCGGCAATAAAGTGAAAGGTGAAAGTTAGAGCGACTGAACTTGTTGAATTTTGTTCAGTCAGAATGCATGAAAacagagagaaaagaaaaactgtTAGTTAGAGCGCATTCCCAACCTTCGTATATATAGACTCCCGCTGAGCTGTAACTTATAAGGTCCACGTTTGTCCCGTTCTACAAAAAAGTTTGGTACGACTGTTACTGTGCACATAGTATAAGAGTGTTGATTTTACTACAAGAAAATTGCTTGACACACataattcttttctttttatattttcaCTTTGGAGGTTGGAAAGGAAGGGAAAGATGTCACAATTGACCTTTATTACTCTCTTCGTTTTAATAAATACATTGTGTAGTTTGACCGTACACAcaggaaaaaaaattgaaatgttttatcgcaaatatgttataatatttgtgtgactgtaaatttttttaaaatatatgatATTAAAAGTGATATCATATTTATATATGTGTTTTAAAAGACTTATTATTAAGAGGAAAATGTGAAATTCAAGTtaactttttttaattttaaaagtatatTCTTTTGAAGCAGACTAAGACGACACTCAAAGCGAACAGAGAGAAGTGGTAAGACACTCTAGTTTTTGTTTAACTCAAAAGATGTTAAAACCTTTTTGGACAAATCAATCACAGATGAATGGATAAATCGTAGCTGaagataataatctctagaataaTAATAAGTAAAGAGAAGAGAATTGCaaagttttccttttgttcaagaTTGATAAGTTTCCCAGAATATCCCCCCCTTTACAAGGTCCTTTTCCTCCCTTATATACTAGAAAGAAAGCCTTCGGAATTATAAGAAATTaaaatacaaggaatattcgaCGGAATATTCTTAATGTCTCCAAATGGGCTTACATTTCTACAAGGGTCGTACAATTTCCACTTTTGCCTTAAGGTCGTCTCCCTCGGGACGTCGATTCGAAGGTACTTGGTCGTTGGTCGTACTCATCATAGGTCGATgtcggtcaaatttggacccatacagttagtccctccgcttgtcagGGTCGCGGCCGGATGCGTCCTCGATGAGCGGACTTCGTGCATTCTTTTGGAGAAATTTGACCTGTGGGAACGTTATGACGTGGCCAATGGGAGTTGGTCATCATGTTCAGCAAAACATCATGTGGTACACTCCTCCGGGAAGTGATGTCAGCTTTACGTGTGTCATCATTACGCAGGTTTTCGAGGCGGGGACTGACGGCTTGGTGCTTCGATTCTTGCGCTGCTTTGAGGCCTGTCGCCTCGATTCTAGTGCTTCCCAATCCTTTAAATAGGTGAAGgatttgattttttgaaaaactttagCCATTCCTCTCTTGAAGACCTCTTTCATTCTTTCTCTCTTGCTCTCTTATCCTTCTGCTCTTCTCTCATTTACCACCTGAAccttcttcttccttctttgtTGATACTCTTTCAAACGATATTATGCCGAGGTCTCGTCGTTCTCATGAAGAAGTTCCTGAAGCCACCCCGTCATCAACGGTGCCTCCTTCTGATAGCAGGGATGTGGTGGTAGAAGAGAGTGACAGCCCTCCTACGGTGGATGAGCTGCTACCGAGGCACCCCTTATCCCGAAGTGACTTTCTCAAAGATACACCTCCTACCCCGAACCCCGTATTTTCTGAGACGGAGCAGGTCCATATTGATGCCCTTCGTATAAGGTATGACATTCCTGCTCATATAGAAATGGTTCCAGTGGGGAGAGATTACATAGACGTCCACATACCTAGGTACTGTGCTTTCTGTGAGTACCCTTTTATGATAGGCTACAcccttcctctcttccccttagcGAAAGAATTCCGTAAATATTACCCAATTTGCCCAACACAACTTTCGCCATACACGCTCAAGGTGTTTCTGCTATTGACTAAGTATGCAGAGTTGGTGGAATGTAGCGTTTCTGTCCATCACCTTTTGAACCTGTTCACGCCTGGCTTTCTCAGGGGTACCATGGTTCATTTGAGGCTTCATGGTACGAAAGGGCTGGTAGTTGGAACGGATGACCGGGCGAGTCGCAAGTTTTGGCACAAGTACTTCTTTGTCAAGACCGAGCATGCCGTTTCTGACTCTGCCAGATTCCCGGAGCAGTGGAACGGGACTCGTAAGTGTCGTCATTTGTTATGCTCCTCTCTCTTCTGCATTCACTGTAAAGTTTACTCATTTGCCATTTGCAGTTATGGGCCATCCGCCTCGCCCCATTGCGGGTATCAAGGATTGGGTAGCCCGCCTATTGCCTCATGCAGCAGAAACTCGAACTTGGCCCGCCTTCGTGCAGCGTTATGGCCCTAAAGTTTCCTCAGGTAAATGTCCTACTTACTACTTCGTTAGACATACGACCTTGTTTAATGGTACGACCCTTTGTGATGGCAGGTCGAGGAGCTTCCAGGGGAAGGGCGCCAGTCCCCGCCTTTAGACAAGTCGTTGCTACTGTAGATACGCAGTTTGTCTTGAGTGAGTCTGTCCGGGAGGGTCATCCTCAACCTATTCAATTGGGAGATCCGTCTCGAGTTGTGGCCACAAGGGAAGAGGCTTCTTCGGTATTGGCCTCACATCCTTTGGATGAATCTTCTAACGGGGATGAGCCAGTATCGAGGAAAATGAGGAGGCTGGAGCTGGGGAAGGGCGTGGCTACGGACGCTGATGGCAGCAAGGCCTCCTGGATAGCCCCTATGCCCGTATTCATGGTCGATGCCATTTTGTCGGGGACA contains:
- the LOC104215289 gene encoding putative cyclin-D6-1; amino-acid sequence: MEFDLENPLTGCGEHHFDAVSALFASESDHLPSFLAFKSTDVRFCLRRHSLSLISQTQSACKFDPYMAYLAVNYIDRFLSEQVVTENRPWIVRILVIASLSLAAKMTNFNLSLSDIQRDVGIIFDAQSIPRMESLILTTLEWRLRSITPFSFLHFCMSLFQLGDSSLTQPLKRRASDIIFSTQYEIKLFEYKPSIIAASALLCAADELMPLQFSSFLAAISACQYLTKEELMNALAVVREMLIEGRESTVDSESCSTLPPKSILDCECTTSECEKPTNLDGDSIKRRKLNDFRDDQTFRISHIQRC